The Streptomyces aurantiacus genome includes a region encoding these proteins:
- a CDS encoding sugar ABC transporter ATP-binding protein, whose translation MGTELTGPVLRVAGLSKRFGGTQALKDVDLEVLPGEIHALIGPNGSGKSTLIKILAGYHHAEPGATAELDGEPFDLGHVTGSRHDRLRFVHQELGLVGELSAIDNLALSHGFARTALGNIRWPEMEKRTSALVERFGLGIDVRRPLSAATPVQRTVVAIAAALQGWEGRRGVLVLDEPTAVLPPGEVARLFDIVREVRDAGAGVLYVSHRMDEIFALADRVTVIRGGRRIATRPVCDLTPRTLAELMAGEEMEAHHRPPAPSGSADPVLEVRDLWAGPLRGVGFDLARGERLGITGLVGSGHEIMPYAVCGAHAGRVSGRLRLPEHSGRWTDARDADTLGLPLVPADRAGEGVIGDFSVGENLTLPLLSRLRTHYGRLRRRRESALAEDWIQRVGVRTAGRHPAGVRITTLSGGNQQKVVMARCLAQHPPVLALCEPTAGVDIATRLQLYDLIERQSDEGMGVIVSSSDTQDLLALCTRVLVVRDGRIAREISGRDITEPALVHAMEGTE comes from the coding sequence GTGGGGACTGAGTTGACCGGGCCGGTGCTGCGGGTGGCCGGACTGTCCAAGAGGTTCGGCGGCACCCAGGCACTCAAGGACGTCGATCTCGAGGTCCTGCCCGGCGAGATCCACGCCCTGATCGGACCCAACGGCTCCGGCAAGTCCACCCTCATCAAGATCCTCGCCGGTTACCACCACGCGGAGCCGGGTGCGACGGCCGAACTCGACGGCGAACCCTTCGATCTCGGCCATGTCACTGGCTCCCGCCACGACCGGCTCCGCTTCGTCCACCAGGAGCTGGGGCTGGTGGGCGAGTTGAGCGCCATCGACAACCTCGCACTCAGCCACGGCTTCGCCCGCACGGCCCTGGGCAACATCCGCTGGCCGGAGATGGAGAAGCGGACGAGCGCCCTCGTCGAACGGTTCGGCCTCGGCATCGACGTGCGCCGTCCCCTCTCGGCGGCGACCCCCGTCCAACGCACGGTGGTGGCCATCGCCGCCGCCCTGCAGGGCTGGGAGGGCCGCCGCGGTGTCCTGGTGCTCGACGAGCCCACCGCCGTGCTGCCGCCGGGCGAGGTGGCCCGCCTCTTCGACATCGTGCGGGAGGTCCGCGACGCCGGCGCGGGCGTCCTGTACGTTTCGCACCGGATGGACGAGATCTTCGCGCTCGCCGACCGGGTCACCGTGATCCGCGGCGGACGCCGGATCGCCACCCGCCCGGTCTGCGACCTCACTCCGCGCACGCTGGCGGAACTGATGGCGGGCGAGGAGATGGAGGCCCACCACCGTCCGCCGGCCCCTTCCGGCTCTGCCGACCCCGTGCTGGAGGTCCGCGACCTGTGGGCCGGACCCCTGCGGGGAGTCGGCTTCGACCTGGCCAGGGGCGAACGCCTGGGCATCACCGGCCTGGTCGGCTCCGGACACGAGATCATGCCGTACGCGGTGTGCGGGGCCCATGCCGGGCGGGTGAGCGGCAGGCTGCGGCTGCCGGAACACTCCGGACGGTGGACCGACGCGCGTGACGCCGACACCCTGGGCCTTCCCCTGGTCCCGGCCGACCGGGCGGGCGAGGGAGTGATCGGCGATTTCTCGGTCGGCGAGAACCTCACCCTGCCGCTCCTGAGCCGGCTGCGCACCCACTACGGGCGGCTGCGCCGACGCCGCGAGTCCGCCCTGGCGGAGGACTGGATCCAACGGGTCGGCGTGCGTACGGCCGGCCGCCATCCAGCCGGCGTCAGGATCACCACGCTGAGCGGCGGCAACCAGCAGAAGGTCGTCATGGCCCGTTGTCTGGCGCAGCACCCGCCGGTGCTGGCGCTGTGCGAACCCACGGCGGGCGTGGACATCGCCACCCGCCTGCAGCTGTACGACCTGATAGAGCGTCAGTCCGACGAGGGCATGGGCGTCATCGTGTCCTCCTCCGACACCCAGGACCTGCTCGCTCTGTGCACCCGCGTCCTGGTGGTGCGGGACGGCCGGATCGCACGGGAGATCAGCGGCCGGGACATCACCGAGCCCGCGCTCGTGCACGCCATGGAAGGAACCGAGTGA
- a CDS encoding sugar ABC transporter substrate-binding protein produces MSSRPRRAVRRALTAIVPATALLALAACGSDTTPAADSTQAGAPGSPGLTAARAALQKYSERPATISVTEPVGKAIPKGKKIDFILCGVQSCKDLAGFFTEAAEELGWEVKQIATQGTPESVQAAYEQALRDKPDAVVASGFPRAVYAKQLARLKAADIPVIQSNADDVLGDGISLLKNGPDDVGIQGEMLASWVVSNSGAKASTVYFDLPAYTILKPVKDSFAAKYEEWCAGCGLDNVDVPITAVGKDMPDRVVSYLRSHPKVTHVVFSLGLLNVGVPAALKTAGITGKHIVVNVGDAQNYQYIQSGLTDGAMALNSHETAWLQADALARHFTGLPMDVDQKAALPNMLVTKDNLPSADGDFPIVEDYQKQFKALWGLS; encoded by the coding sequence ATGAGTTCCAGACCCCGTCGCGCGGTCCGCCGCGCCCTCACCGCGATCGTCCCCGCCACCGCCCTGCTCGCCCTGGCGGCGTGCGGCAGCGACACCACTCCCGCCGCCGACTCGACGCAGGCGGGGGCGCCCGGCTCCCCCGGTCTGACGGCGGCCCGCGCGGCCCTGCAGAAGTACTCCGAGCGCCCGGCCACGATCTCCGTGACCGAGCCCGTCGGCAAGGCGATCCCCAAGGGCAAGAAGATCGACTTCATCCTCTGCGGCGTCCAGTCCTGCAAGGACCTCGCCGGCTTCTTCACCGAGGCCGCCGAGGAGCTCGGCTGGGAGGTGAAGCAGATCGCCACCCAGGGCACCCCGGAGTCCGTCCAGGCCGCCTATGAACAGGCCCTTCGCGACAAGCCGGACGCCGTCGTCGCCTCCGGCTTTCCCCGTGCCGTCTACGCCAAGCAGCTGGCCCGGCTGAAGGCCGCCGACATCCCCGTCATCCAGTCGAACGCCGACGACGTGCTGGGCGACGGCATCTCCCTGTTGAAGAACGGGCCGGACGACGTCGGCATCCAGGGCGAGATGCTCGCTTCATGGGTGGTGTCGAACAGCGGAGCCAAGGCGAGCACCGTCTACTTCGATCTGCCGGCCTACACGATCCTCAAGCCCGTCAAGGACTCCTTCGCGGCCAAGTACGAGGAATGGTGCGCCGGTTGTGGGCTGGACAACGTCGACGTGCCGATCACCGCGGTGGGCAAGGACATGCCGGACCGCGTGGTGTCGTACCTCCGGTCGCACCCGAAGGTGACCCATGTCGTCTTCTCCCTGGGCCTGCTCAACGTGGGTGTGCCCGCCGCGCTGAAGACCGCCGGCATCACCGGCAAGCACATCGTCGTCAACGTCGGTGACGCGCAGAACTACCAGTACATCCAGAGCGGCCTCACCGACGGCGCGATGGCACTGAACTCCCACGAGACGGCCTGGCTCCAGGCCGACGCGCTGGCCCGGCACTTCACCGGCCTGCCCATGGACGTGGACCAGAAGGCCGCACTGCCCAACATGCTCGTCACCAAGGACAACCTGCCCTCGGCCGACGGCGACTTCCCGATCGTCGAGGACTACCAGAAGCAGTTCAAGGCGCTGTGGGGACTGAGTTGA
- a CDS encoding aromatic ring-hydroxylating oxygenase subunit alpha, whose translation MMDETSEPATARCPGPSVQDYLDQDSRPVPLALRYERNDYLGSEDIDTARFTSREWAEREMRQVWRRVWQFACLESEIPEVGDHEVYEIGDDSLIVVRTAPDEIRAYVNVCLHRGRKLRTGGGNVSEFRCSFHGFAWNLDGTMQTPPCAWDFPHVTPERFALPEAQVATWRGFVFINMDPYAESFDSYRGTFDDYYIWPLENRYKSLHIGKVLPCNWKVAQDAFIESFHVIATHPQMLPWLADANSQYDVMADQPNWTRMINIQGAPSPHVADSVTEEDVLETFYDSRAFYAAAQGRDLVMQEGDELPAIPPGGTARQVLAERMRAQLAVTSQQDFSKTPDTELLDAINYLLFPNFNPWGGAKSNIIYRFRPNGLDPDSCTAEIIFMSSPKQPGEMPPPAKIRWVPEDMLFADIPELGVLGPVFDQDCDNLPYVQEGLKAMRKPGITLANYQESRIRHFNRTLDQWMNK comes from the coding sequence ATGATGGACGAAACGTCGGAGCCGGCCACTGCGCGGTGCCCCGGGCCCAGCGTCCAGGACTACCTCGACCAGGACAGCCGTCCCGTTCCCCTCGCTCTGAGGTACGAGCGGAACGACTACCTCGGCAGCGAGGACATCGACACCGCCCGCTTCACCTCCCGCGAGTGGGCCGAACGCGAGATGCGGCAGGTCTGGCGGCGCGTCTGGCAGTTCGCCTGCCTGGAGAGCGAGATTCCCGAGGTCGGCGACCACGAGGTCTACGAGATCGGCGACGACTCCCTCATCGTCGTGCGCACGGCCCCCGACGAGATCCGCGCCTACGTCAACGTCTGCCTGCACCGCGGTCGCAAACTGCGCACCGGCGGCGGCAACGTCAGCGAGTTCCGCTGCTCGTTCCACGGCTTCGCCTGGAACCTCGACGGCACGATGCAGACCCCGCCCTGTGCCTGGGACTTCCCCCACGTCACCCCGGAGAGGTTCGCGCTCCCCGAGGCACAGGTGGCCACCTGGCGCGGCTTCGTCTTCATCAACATGGACCCGTACGCCGAGTCCTTCGACAGCTACCGCGGCACCTTCGACGACTACTACATCTGGCCGCTGGAGAACCGCTACAAGTCGCTGCACATCGGCAAGGTGCTGCCCTGCAACTGGAAGGTCGCACAGGACGCGTTCATCGAGTCCTTCCATGTGATCGCCACGCACCCGCAGATGCTGCCGTGGCTCGCCGACGCCAACTCGCAGTACGACGTCATGGCGGACCAGCCGAACTGGACCCGGATGATCAACATCCAGGGCGCGCCCAGCCCGCACGTGGCGGACTCCGTCACGGAGGAGGACGTCCTGGAGACCTTCTACGACTCGCGCGCGTTCTACGCCGCCGCCCAGGGCCGTGACCTGGTGATGCAGGAGGGTGACGAACTGCCGGCGATCCCGCCCGGGGGCACCGCCCGCCAAGTCCTCGCGGAGCGGATGCGCGCGCAGCTCGCGGTCACCTCGCAGCAGGACTTCTCGAAGACTCCGGACACCGAACTGCTGGATGCCATCAACTACTTGCTGTTCCCCAACTTCAACCCGTGGGGCGGCGCCAAGTCGAACATCATCTACCGGTTCCGGCCCAACGGTCTCGACCCCGACTCCTGCACCGCCGAGATCATCTTCATGTCGTCCCCGAAGCAACCCGGCGAGATGCCGCCCCCGGCGAAGATCCGCTGGGTGCCGGAGGACATGCTCTTCGCCGACATTCCCGAACTCGGCGTGCTCGGACCCGTCTTCGACCAGGACTGCGACAACCTGCCGTACGTCCAGGAGGGCCTCAAGGCGATGCGGAAGCCGGGCATCACCCTGGCCAACTACCAGGAGAGCCGCATCCGTCACTTCAACCGGACGCTCGACCAGTGGATGAACAAGTGA